TCTTGATATCTCCATATCAGTCGTTTTATCTAACGATATATATAGCGTATATCCTTCCACAGATTGGTGCTCTTGTTATCTATTTACAAAGGAGAAGTCGTTTTCCACTAGTGGATATAAGGTTTGGTCTTCCATTGATCATGGAGAGTTGTTTTTCCCAGTATCTTGATCTGAGAGTGATTCATAACTTCGCCGTCGAGTTGAAACGTTTCATTATTTCGAATGACTAGTAGTAGGAATAATTACATAGTAAATAAGCAAGCATTTTATCCACGTTATATACAGGGCTGGACCCCGCCGAGCCGGACTATAAGGACACGGACCCGTTAGTCCACCTTGAGAAGACAGACGCCGAATTCGTAGACATCATTCACTCCGATGGTTCCGAGTTTGACTATGTCTCAGGTAGGTCTAAATATAAGTACGCTCAAACCAAATAAAGAACGTAGCTGGGAAGATTTGCTGAGAAATGACATCGAATTCTTTTCCCGTTTATttacaacaaacaacaacacatttGGTCCCTGTTACCAACAATCAGCAAAATTGGTCTTTACCTTCATGGCCATTAAAGTTGTTTCTCGGATTCGGGAAACCCTGTCTCACACAGGCTACCATgtcttttcaaatgttttgttttcgtccgtttgtaaagaaaaagaaagctCCGTTTATGACACTGATATTTTAGcacatttaaatgaatttatttaccGTTttaactagggatgggaacgaatactgaaatcgatattcgaatattcggtttgccatattcgaatatattcgaatattcgattagttttaatggaagctttaaattcttattaagtgattggcatatacacaacgtattcatttgtttaaagcgtggatcatcgtaaataaggccaaaaaaaatgtttgtttcgggtaacccgatcctacaaagcgaaacccgccgatcctagcgttttttttcacgattctgtcagtataatcatgaacatgtttaactaattcagtgttgtagcttcaaaatgatacaaaaaatcaaaacgattataatttagactgtcgcaattttatctaaaaatagcaggtcgtcccatttaaacacgtgacgcgctgttgtatcaccgccgccattttgaaaaaatttcaatcggcgtgtaaaaatcgtcgtgtaaaatgcaagtaaggcagatttaaacctccttcaacatgaacttgtgcatcaatcatacgtttttcttgattttattattaactacttcaaaatttaattcgaatacggccgattgcggatgaaaaccgattctgcggatggtctgaaacgtcgtagaaaatattgtgaaaagatcgacaatatctacaagtttggtagtgttttcgaaaaaaaaaaattacaacttgttacataaaacaggcgtcaataaaaatgaacaaaagataaaaagatatcacatttacgcctaatacaaactgttaatccgtagcgatgaccccaggtaattatgcattgcaattttcttgttaattggacatcttttgacatgcatctgacacattgacgcctgttgcaaactgttaataagtaacgatggcccctgccaattatgcattgctgttttcttgttaattggacatcttttgatacgtgataaactaacatgacatggtaTTATTCTGTATGTCTGGTTCATATTGCCCAAAAACaaagaaacttattttgaaaaaaaaaaaatacaataatttacgaatattcgaatttgattttcatattcgaatattcgaccgattttcgaatattcgaacattcgttcccatccctagttttAACTAAACCAAAGTTTGACAGGAAAACTAAATCACCAAATAATATATGaatactatttgaaattcagGTTTCGGTTGGATAAAGGAAGTGGGTCACATAGATTTCTATCCTAATGGAGGAGAGAACCAACCAGGCTGCCCTCTGGAAAGTGTCAGTAATATTATGACAGCCGCGTATTACAATGGTCTTGAAGGTAAGCGATTTGCCAGAATAGATTTCTAATGATTGGCATTGATAATTGTTACGAAATATATGTATTCCGTGCATACAATTTTTCCGTGCCAGACTCGGATCGTGACAATTTTCATGCCTTTTACTGTATCACTTGGATAAACAATGAGTTCACATTTACAAAAATTGTACTGTTTCAGACGCCGAAGATACCCTGAGCTGCAGTCACAGTAGGTCCATCTTCCTGTTCACAGAGTCCATAAGCACAGACTGCCCGTTCTACGGACACCCTTGCAATAGCATCAGCGACCTGGACTCCAACAGAGGAAACTGTCTCACGTGTCCACGTGGTGTTTGTCCGGAAATGGGATACAATGCTGACAGATCTCATGCACGTGGGAAATTCTACCTCCGCACGAGATCAAGCAAACCTTTTTGCGGTAAGATCGCGTACACTTCTGCATGGATTCaggttttaaaaaaagtatttttctgatttggtttaattgttttgaaaccCTATCACAGAATGGTCAATGACCAATGGTCAATGCTCAGGAACAACCAATAAAACGTTAGAGATTTGAGACTACTCTAACTTAGAGTCTAATAGGATTGCATAAAGCTGGAAAGACGATGTCATTTAATTACTTCTGGTTTCGTTTTTTGTTTAttgaattaaatatgtaaaaagatattttattcgACCTTCTGTATTTTGACTACTATATAGTACTAGtatctataataaataaaatcattattggCTACATTAGTTTGTACAAATTGTACAACTCAAATGTAAACATTACAGTAAATAACCTATAATTTTGTACAATCGCACAGGACACACCCAGCACGTGGAAATCGAGTTCGGCAGTATGCTTCCGACAACAGGCCAAGTAAAGGTTGAAATGATTGGCCATGACCAGACGTCAGATGCTGTTGTGATCAGGAGGTATGTGGTAGGGACAATGAAATGTGTGCAGACCAGTACACTATATGTTAGAACCTTACTTATCATCATCGCTGTCAAACTAGAGTTCATTATGAATAAAAATCTTCCACTCAAAGCAAGCCAGATGTCAACGTAGTGGGCCTCAGTGGCTGCAAACTATTCGAATGGCTTGCCCGACACTCACTACCAGCCCCACACCGTGGCGGTGTCAAGTCTAAGCCCCAATTATTGAGTATAGAGCTTTTCATTGCAGGAAAATATCAATCTTGCGGGCCGATGGTcctaaaacatataatattcgGAGGAATATTTAGGATCTTCCACCTACCTTTTAGCTAGCAAATGAGTACTGTACGTTGAAATTTAATTACATCAAAACTGGTTCACTAGTATCCTCACAATTATAAACTACAATGAAAGCTATAGAGAGAGGAACACTTTTTGTGAAAAGTGTCTTGAGATTTTCAAATGAGCTCATGGTCCTTCGTATATATTTGGTATGCTTTGAACAGAAACATGCGGAAATCAAATGGAAAGTATGCAATTTTGTGTAAAAAGTACGTAATGTTAATGGTGAGGATTTAGGATGGATCGTTGGATGTATGTCGTCCGTCTTTCCGCCCGTCGTCCACAATCTGCTTCAACACCTTCTTACGAATCGCTTGATGCCTTTTCACCAGACTTGAACTATGTTTAAATTTGCTTAAATGAATCCAATTGACTAAAACGGCAAACAGggctaaatatattaaaaaagagaaaatcttcttgtcaaaagaTAAAGGGCCCAGAGCGcagatatttggtatatagcatcgaCTAATGATCCttcataaaatttgttcaaaaccgGCCATGCACTAGGGTTCACTTTTGTTGCATAGTCTTaaattgaagaaaagaaaaacttcCTGTCTAAAATCCAATCCTTTGCGgttagttatttgacatgtagcactgtgttgtggtcctctaccaacttCGTTCAAATCATGACTTGGGTCAAAACTGTTCACACATATCGGAGTTACTtcttttatatagacttaaattaGAAAAACTGGTAAATATGTCGGTCTATCAACCCAGAGGTCATGGTCGGGGTCACGGCCATGCATTCTCATATAACACCAGCACTGTGTTTTCCAGCAAGCGGACTCGAGGATGTTTCAAAAATGCTACAAGCTTTCACCACAGTCGAACTTAAAtagtataaactttaaaaaattgaaactCTTCGTATCTAAAAACTCAAGTTCAAGACTAAGAACTTAGGCATGTAGCATTTTGTAAAGGTCCTGTACAAGTTCATAGAAATTGTGATGCTGGGGTCCAGTGCCCTTGCCCTGAGATTGACTTATTTTACACTGACATATACAGGATATACGTGATTTAGGAATACGTTCGTCTAAAACTGTAGTGCATGAGCTTatatatttggtacgtagcattgtATAGTAATTCTcatcaaaatatattcaaatcatGCACTCTGGGTCAAAAGTGGACAgtggggtggggttggggggcGGGGGGATCACttggttttcatagtgtttaattgTTAACTTAGAGACGATTTATATGTCAATTTTCTCAAATAAAGATTAATTCCTTATTTAAAGTGTTACTTGTTACTCCCCTCCCCTCTCATATCCAGCAGTACATTTTCAACTGCATTGtataataacattatattttgtactCTACATTGATAATGCAAATATGACCATATGTTGCACATTACTGCATCTCCCCTTATATAAACACCGGTCagtagtttgttttatattaccAGTCTATATTCAACACACGTCCAGCTGGTAAATATgtacaattaaataaataaaaatgaaactgaaaattaatttctgatgtcatgtaataaaactttTTCTTGAATGGTTCGCCGTTCAAAAGTCAAAGCTGTTGGCACTCGATCCTTCGAACCTCGGACAATATTTTTAACAAGCCTTTCAACAGACAAAACTATTGTCAGTCAAAATTCCTTGAGCAATAGTTTTGACAACTGTCTGGTAAGCCATTCAGTAAATGTATACAGCTATAATTCGGAATGAGTACAATCATAAACTGTCAACTTtcatactaaaaatgaaaaacaaaaccaacaatTGGACTTGTGCAACATGTGCCAACATGAGTCAGGCGAACGTTAAAcggccatcattgccctcttgttttgcATCATGATACTAGAGCTGTCAGTGTTACAACATTGTAAAATCTAGTAAAATGTAGTGTATATTTCCCCTTGCTACCGTTCTTTTTAGTCACGATAATTATGTTAATTCCAATTACTTAAAAATTTTCTCAACATGTATTAAATTGACAACTTTTACAGTGGTACGAATCCATTCCTGTCTGGTGATCAGCGTGACATTCTTGTTGTGGACCGTGAAAGAATGAGCGACGTTGTAGAAGTGCGTGTGACGTTCACGCGACCTATGGCCTACACGTGGTGGTGGTCGTCTGCAAGGACAACACAACGTTCTGTGACTATTTACAAGGTCACACTGACGTCTGCAGAAGATGGTCGGAGGTAAGCGATGCCAGCTAGACATTACAGTAACATATCTTCTCTATGTATCGAAACATTGGGGGTTGCATGTAGTTAAGTCTAATAAGCGGACAGTCTTCAACCTTCAAATTTTAAAATCGTTTTCATTGAGAACTctttccaagtttttttttttatgaggACATGTTCGCATATATGAGATAATGGAAgtattttgtttatcattttccCTGTTCAAGTCCACATTTTCACGGAACCTTAATTCTTTCAGGATTCATTTCTGTGGGGACCATCGCACAGTTACCAACGGGAATACAATGACTTTGACCAGAAGCACCACTGACCCTAACGAGTGTCTGCACGTGCCGATGGTGCACGTGAATCATCATATTTTCTAATTATTACGAGAAACACATGCCTGTCGGGATAAACCATATCACGTTGAAATAGAACATGTAGTATTTGATTCTTACATAGAAATAGGAATGTTCAGTTGATAGCTTTTTTGGATAGCCCTTGAAAGGGTTCTTTTCATTACAAGTTGTAAGGAATTCAGGGCTAAAGTGTTGGTTCTACGTACTAAAACATATCGAAATGTAGTCAAATTCTATTCCTCGAAAACAGTAAG
The sequence above is a segment of the Mercenaria mercenaria strain notata chromosome 3, MADL_Memer_1, whole genome shotgun sequence genome. Coding sequences within it:
- the LOC123525720 gene encoding pancreatic lipase-related protein 2-like — encoded protein: MEAAKYFWILSLAAVVQLGSCGPHSRPKRSQMCFGELGCFTNEAPFNNTDNLLPQSPALINTTFRLFTETCKRPYILHAGDTGFKSDCNLDPALPLKFVVHGFLQHGQVKWVRDMAAALLNKEPMTVITVDWGSGSGFPYSQAAANTRVVGAEIARLINFLRAHASVSLDKVHIIGHSLGAHIAGYAGERVPGIARITGLDPAEPDYKDTDPLVHLEKTDAEFVDIIHSDGSEFDYVSGFGWIKEVGHIDFYPNGGENQPGCPLESVSNIMTAAYYNGLEDAEDTLSCSHSRSIFLFTESISTDCPFYGHPCNSISDLDSNRGNCLTCPRGVCPEMGYNADRSHARGKFYLRTRSSKPFCGHTQHVEIEFGSMLPTTGQVKVEMIGHDQTSDAVVIRSGTNPFLSGDQRDILVVDRERMSDVVEVRVTFTRPMAYTWWWSSARTTQRSVTIYKVTLTSAEDGRRIHFCGDHRTVTNGNTMTLTRSTTDPNECLHVPMVHVNHHIF